The sequence GCCGGGGCTGACGGAACGCCTGGCGGCGCTGCCCCACCGCGCCGATCCGCTCGAAGCCCTGGGGCTGGCCAGGGATCTGAGCGAGGCCCTCGACACTGACCAGCAACTCTGGCTGCTGCAGTGGTGGCAGCTGCTGTTGTGGCGCCAGCGGCATCAGTCCTGGCCTGTGCAGCGCCTGGAACAGCTGAGACGGCAGCTGGTGGGCCATGTGCAGCCCCGCCTGGCCTGGGAAGTGGCCCTGCTCGAGCTGGCGGACGCTGGATGAGGGCCTGGGGGCCTAGCTGGCCTGGACGGCCGCCCGCGACTGCTCCACCAAGGGCGTGAGCTGGGCCAGCTGGTCGTCGTTGGGCAGCTCCAGGCAGTAGCCGGCCCCGTACACCGTCTTGATGAAGCGCGGCTTGCGGGGGTCGGGTTCCAGCTTGGTGCGCAGGTGGCGCACGTGCACACGGATGGTCTCGATGTCGTCGTCGGGCTCATAGCCCCACGCCTCCTTGAGAATCAGGGAGGGCGACACCGTCTGGCCGTGCCGCTGCAGCAGGCAGTGCAGCAGCTCGAACTCCAGATGGGTCAGGCGCACGGCCTGGTCAAACCAGATGGCCTCGAACCGCTCCGGCACCAGGGTGATGGGGCCGTAGCTGAGGATCTCGTTGTGCTTGGTGGAGAGGGGCGCGTTCTCGCTGCGGCGCAGCAGCGCCTTCACCCGCACGGTGAGCTCCTCGAGATCGAAGGGCTTGGTGAGGTAGTCGTCGGCGCCGGAGTTGAAGCCGCTTACCTTGTCCTTGGTGTCCGCCAGGGCGGTGAGCATCAGGATCGGGATACGGGCCGTGCGCTCGTCGCGGCGCAGCCGCTGGCACAGGGTGAGGCCATCCACCTTGGGCAGCATCAGGTCGAGCAGCACCAGATCCGGGGCGTACTGCAGCGCCAGGGCCTGGCCCTTGATGCCGTCTTCAGCCTTCTGCACATCGAAGCCGCCGTGCTCAAGGTGTCCGGCTACCAGGTCGCGCATGTCGCCGTCGTCCTCGATCAGCAGGATGCAGGGCTTCATGGCTGATGAAAGGCGAAGCAGGGAACAACGGGAGCTGTGATCGCCTTTGGGCCTGGGCCTGGCGGCTCAGAACAGGTCGGCGGCGGCTTCATTGTCCTCGCTGGATTCGTGGATGGGGCGATCAGCCGCTGGCGGCCCCACCCTTCACGCCGGGGCTATCTGGGTCGTTTCCAGTGCAGGCCTGGGTTCTGGGCCACGATTGGGCCCAGTCAGGATCGCTTTCTTCAGGATTTCTTAGGAAATCTTCGTTGTAACCCCGGCAGTTGTCTGGCATGCAGGGCGAAACGGTGGTCTCCACAGAGGCTCACGGCTCGACAACAGGCGAGTCGTTCAGGCGTGGGCGAGCGGCCACCCCAGTTGGCTGAGTCAAGCTCCCCGGGCGGGATTCGAACCTGCGACCAATCGGTTAACAGCCGACCGCTCTACCACTGAGCTACCGAGGAAGGCGAACCACCAGGGTTCGGCCGGCGTCACCGGCCCAGAGACCTTACCCCTCGGGCTTACCGCCCTGCAAGGGGCTGCCCAGCCGCTGCGCCAGCTCGTTGCCTGGCTGCCAGGGGCCTGCGTGGCCGCCCTCCATCAAGGCGGCGCCGTCGCAGTAGCGCAGTTCCTCAAGCCGATGGGTGATCCACAGGGCCGTCAGGCCGCGCCGGGCGTCCTCTGTGAGTCGGCGGATCAGCCCCAGCACCTCCTGCTGGCTGTCGGGATCGAGCAGGGCGGTGGGCTCATCGAGCAGCAGCAGGTTGGCGCCGCTGGCCAGGGCCGCCGCGATCGCCAGGCGCTGCTTCTGGCCGCCACTGAGGGTGTGAATCGGCCGCGCCGCCAGGCCTGGCAGCCCCACGGCCCCAAGCACCTGCTGGAGCCTGGCCTCCCGCTCGGAGCGCTGCAGCCCAGGATCGATCGACAGCAGCAGCTCACTGCCACAGCTCGGCAGCAGCAACTGG is a genomic window of Cyanobium sp. NS01 containing:
- a CDS encoding response regulator transcription factor, with translation MKPCILLIEDDGDMRDLVAGHLEHGGFDVQKAEDGIKGQALALQYAPDLVLLDLMLPKVDGLTLCQRLRRDERTARIPILMLTALADTKDKVSGFNSGADDYLTKPFDLEELTVRVKALLRRSENAPLSTKHNEILSYGPITLVPERFEAIWFDQAVRLTHLEFELLHCLLQRHGQTVSPSLILKEAWGYEPDDDIETIRVHVRHLRTKLEPDPRKPRFIKTVYGAGYCLELPNDDQLAQLTPLVEQSRAAVQAS
- a CDS encoding ABC transporter ATP-binding protein — protein: MSEALLSAQAPPLTVERLSFSWPNGQAALRHCALQIPRPGLWMLVGSNGSGKSTLLRLIAGLLEPRSGAITSLARPALVFQNPDHQLLLPSCGSELLLSIDPGLQRSEREARLQQVLGAVGLPGLAARPIHTLSGGQKQRLAIAAALASGANLLLLDEPTALLDPDSQQEVLGLIRRLTEDARRGLTALWITHRLEELRYCDGAALMEGGHAGPWQPGNELAQRLGSPLQGGKPEG